In a genomic window of Saccharothrix sp. HUAS TT1:
- a CDS encoding adenylosuccinate synthase → MPAVVLIGAQWGDEGKGKATDLLGDRVQWVVRYQGGNNAGHTVVLPDGQKFALHLIPSGILTPGVTSVIGNGVVVDPGVLLDELAGLDEQGVDTSKLLISADAHLIMPYHVAIDKVTERYLGKAKIGTTGRGIGPCYQDKIARVGVRAQDLLDEKILRQKVEAALDFKNQVLVKVYNRKALDPEQVVDSVLEHGTKFTSRIADTRLLLNQALERGETVLLEGSQGTLLDVDHGTYPFVTSSNPTSGGASAGSGIGPTRITTVIGILKAYTTRVGSGPFPTELNDDMGEHLRKTGGEFGVTTGRSRRTGWFDAVIARYAARVNGITDYFLTKLDVLSGLEKVPVCVGYTIDGERVDEMPMTQTDVHHAVPVYEELPGWFEDISHCREFEELPANARAYVEHLERISGARMSAIGVGPGRDQTIVRHDMLG, encoded by the coding sequence ATGCCGGCCGTCGTGCTGATCGGTGCCCAGTGGGGCGATGAGGGCAAGGGCAAGGCAACCGACCTGCTCGGTGACCGGGTGCAGTGGGTGGTCCGGTACCAGGGCGGCAACAACGCCGGGCACACCGTGGTGCTGCCCGACGGCCAGAAGTTCGCCCTGCACCTGATCCCCTCCGGCATCCTGACCCCCGGCGTCACCAGCGTCATCGGCAACGGGGTCGTGGTCGACCCCGGCGTGCTGCTCGACGAGCTGGCCGGCCTGGACGAGCAGGGCGTCGACACCAGCAAGCTGCTCATCTCCGCGGACGCGCACTTGATCATGCCGTACCACGTGGCGATCGATAAGGTCACCGAGCGCTACCTGGGCAAGGCCAAGATCGGCACCACCGGTCGCGGCATCGGCCCGTGCTACCAGGACAAGATCGCCCGGGTCGGCGTGCGCGCCCAGGACCTGCTGGACGAGAAGATCCTGCGGCAGAAGGTCGAGGCCGCGCTGGACTTCAAGAACCAGGTGCTGGTCAAGGTCTACAACCGCAAGGCGCTCGACCCGGAGCAGGTGGTCGACAGCGTGCTGGAGCACGGCACGAAGTTCACCTCCCGGATCGCCGACACCCGGCTGCTGCTCAACCAGGCGCTGGAGCGCGGCGAGACCGTGCTGCTGGAGGGCTCGCAGGGCACCCTGCTCGACGTCGACCACGGCACCTACCCGTTCGTCACGTCGTCCAACCCGACCTCCGGCGGCGCCAGCGCCGGTTCCGGCATCGGGCCGACGCGGATCACCACGGTGATCGGCATCCTGAAGGCCTACACCACCCGGGTCGGCTCGGGCCCGTTCCCGACCGAGCTGAACGACGACATGGGCGAGCACCTGCGCAAGACCGGCGGCGAGTTCGGCGTGACCACCGGGCGGTCCCGGCGCACCGGCTGGTTCGACGCGGTGATCGCCCGGTACGCGGCGCGGGTGAACGGCATCACCGACTACTTCCTGACCAAGCTGGACGTGCTGTCCGGCCTGGAGAAGGTGCCGGTCTGCGTCGGCTACACGATCGACGGCGAGCGGGTCGACGAGATGCCGATGACCCAGACCGACGTGCACCACGCCGTGCCGGTCTACGAGGAGCTGCCGGGCTGGTTCGAGGACATCAGCCACTGCCGCGAGTTCGAGGAGCTGCCCGCCAACGCGCGGGCGTACGTCGAGCACCTGGAGCGGATCTCGGGCGCCCGCATGTCCGCGATCGGCGTCGGCCCGGGTCGCGACCAGACGATCGTCCGCCACGACATGCTCGGCTGA
- a CDS encoding ABC transporter permease has protein sequence MSISTAGLVARPEPAIPARPPALKKRKSPDLRRWLSPLGLVLLWQVASSTGLLPEDKLASPVTVFRSGYELVVDGQLVDAFLVSLSRVAVGFAIGSVVGGALGLVSGLSRWGERVLDPPVQMLRTLPHLGLVPLFILWFGIGEEPKLALVAAGVAFPLYLNLHAGIRQADPALLEAARVLGYSRVERVRHVVLPAAVPQTLVGLRIALGTAWLSLIVGEQVNADAGIGYLINNAREFLRTDVVVVGLLVYALLGLTTDALVRALERRVLRWQAR, from the coding sequence GTGTCGATTTCCACCGCGGGTCTTGTCGCGCGCCCGGAACCCGCAATCCCGGCGCGCCCGCCCGCCCTGAAGAAACGCAAGTCGCCCGACCTGCGCCGGTGGCTGAGCCCGCTCGGCCTGGTCCTGCTGTGGCAGGTCGCGAGCAGCACCGGCCTGCTCCCCGAGGACAAGCTCGCGTCGCCGGTCACCGTGTTCCGGTCCGGCTACGAGCTGGTCGTGGACGGGCAGCTGGTCGACGCCTTCCTGGTGTCGCTGAGCCGGGTCGCGGTCGGGTTCGCCATCGGCTCGGTCGTCGGCGGCGCGCTGGGCCTGGTGTCCGGGCTGTCCCGCTGGGGCGAGCGGGTGCTCGACCCGCCGGTGCAGATGCTGCGCACGCTGCCGCACCTGGGCCTGGTCCCGCTGTTCATCCTGTGGTTCGGCATCGGGGAGGAGCCGAAGCTCGCGCTGGTCGCGGCGGGGGTGGCGTTCCCGCTCTACCTCAACCTGCACGCGGGCATCCGGCAGGCCGACCCGGCGCTGCTGGAGGCCGCGCGGGTGCTCGGCTACTCCCGCGTCGAACGGGTCCGGCACGTCGTGCTGCCCGCCGCGGTGCCGCAGACCCTCGTCGGCCTGCGGATCGCGCTCGGCACGGCGTGGCTGTCGCTGATCGTCGGCGAGCAGGTCAACGCGGACGCGGGCATCGGCTACCTGATCAACAACGCGCGCGAGTTCCTGCGCACCGACGTCGTCGTGGTCGGCCTGCTCGTCTACGCGCTGCTCGGCCTGACCACGGACGCGCTGGTGCGCGCGCTGGAGAGGAGGGTGCTGCGGTGGCAGGCGCGGTGA
- a CDS encoding ABC transporter ATP-binding protein: MAGAVTIRGLVKDFGPRRVLDGLDLDVAAGEFVALLGRSGCGKSTLLRVLAGLDPAVGGTFSVPDRVSVAFQQPRLLPWRKVWRNVSLGLRGVDGRAVADRALAEVRLAGHADAWPLTLSGGEAQRVSLARALVREPELLLLDEPFGALDALTRLAMHHLVEQLWREHRPAVLFVTHDVDEALLLADRVVVLDEGRIVAEHRVDLPRPRRRASFADLRVGVLSNLGVDDVEAA; the protein is encoded by the coding sequence GTGGCAGGCGCGGTGACGATCAGGGGGCTGGTCAAGGACTTCGGGCCGCGCCGGGTGCTGGACGGGTTGGACCTCGACGTCGCGGCCGGTGAGTTCGTGGCGCTGCTGGGCCGCAGCGGGTGCGGCAAGTCGACGCTGCTGCGGGTCCTGGCCGGGCTCGACCCCGCGGTCGGCGGCACGTTCTCGGTGCCGGACCGGGTGTCGGTGGCCTTCCAGCAGCCCCGGCTGCTGCCGTGGCGGAAGGTGTGGCGCAACGTCTCGCTGGGGCTGCGCGGCGTTGATGGGCGTGCGGTCGCGGACCGGGCGCTGGCCGAGGTGCGGTTGGCCGGTCACGCCGACGCCTGGCCGTTGACGCTGTCCGGCGGCGAGGCGCAGCGCGTGTCGTTGGCGCGGGCGCTGGTGCGCGAGCCGGAGCTGCTGCTGCTGGACGAGCCGTTCGGCGCGCTGGACGCGCTGACCAGGCTCGCCATGCACCACCTGGTGGAGCAGCTGTGGCGCGAGCACCGGCCCGCCGTGCTGTTCGTGACGCACGACGTGGACGAGGCCCTGCTGCTGGCCGACCGCGTCGTGGTGCTGGACGAGGGTCGGATCGTGGCCGAGCACCGCGTCGACCTGCCGCGACCGCGGCGCCGCGCGTCCTTCGCGGACCTGCGGGTGGGAGTGCTGTCGAACCTGGGGGTGGACGATGTCGAAGCTGCTTAG
- a CDS encoding ABC transporter substrate-binding protein: MSKLLSALAVAVLALAGCGTAQSSGDGEVVLRVGDQKGGSKALLTAAGLLDGFPHRIEWSTFTSGPPLLEAASAGAIDIGGVGNTPPIFAAAAKAKIAAVYSAKGSVEGDALLVPADSPLKSVPELRGRSIAVAKGSSAHGQVLLTLASAGLTTKDVTLNFLQPSDAYSAFTQKRVDAWAVWDPYTAQAQLEAGARVLTDGRGKSNGYTFQVAGRAALGDPGKESAIREFVKRIGQAQRWADANRAEWARVWASETGLKPEVALAAVERGGDLPVELDDAVVASEQELADAFTADGTLPGRVEFKDFVDARFQGELS; the protein is encoded by the coding sequence ATGTCGAAGCTGCTTAGCGCCCTGGCGGTCGCGGTCCTGGCGCTGGCGGGCTGCGGCACGGCGCAGTCGTCCGGCGACGGCGAGGTCGTGCTCAGGGTGGGCGACCAGAAGGGCGGCTCGAAGGCGCTGCTCACCGCGGCCGGGTTGCTGGACGGCTTCCCGCACCGGATCGAGTGGTCCACGTTCACGTCCGGACCACCGCTGCTGGAGGCGGCGTCCGCCGGGGCGATCGACATCGGCGGCGTCGGCAACACGCCCCCGATCTTCGCGGCCGCGGCGAAGGCGAAGATCGCCGCGGTGTACTCCGCGAAGGGCAGCGTGGAGGGCGACGCCCTGCTGGTGCCCGCCGACTCGCCGCTGAAGTCCGTGCCGGAGCTGAGGGGGCGCAGCATCGCCGTGGCCAAGGGCAGCTCGGCGCACGGGCAGGTGCTGCTGACGCTCGCCTCGGCCGGGCTGACGACGAAGGACGTGACGCTGAACTTCCTGCAGCCGTCCGACGCGTACTCGGCGTTCACCCAGAAGCGGGTGGACGCGTGGGCGGTCTGGGACCCCTACACCGCGCAGGCCCAGCTGGAGGCGGGCGCGCGGGTGCTCACCGACGGGCGCGGCAAGTCCAACGGCTACACGTTCCAGGTCGCCGGGCGGGCCGCGCTGGGCGACCCGGGCAAGGAATCCGCGATCAGGGAGTTCGTGAAGCGGATCGGGCAGGCCCAGCGGTGGGCCGACGCGAACCGCGCGGAGTGGGCGCGGGTGTGGGCGTCCGAGACCGGGTTGAAGCCGGAGGTCGCGCTGGCCGCCGTGGAGCGGGGCGGCGACCTGCCGGTGGAGCTGGACGACGCCGTGGTCGCGTCGGAGCAGGAGCTGGCCGACGCGTTCACCGCGGACGGCACGTTGCCCGGTCGGGTGGAGTTCAAGGACTTCGTGGACGCGCGTTTCCAGGGGGAGCTGTCATGA
- a CDS encoding LLM class flavin-dependent oxidoreductase, translating to MSVVLHWFLPTSGDGRTVVERFHANRSLGAAALREPDLDYLAQVARAAEHNGFTGVLTPTGTWCEDAWLTTAALIERTSALKFLVAFRPGVISPTLAAQMASTYQRISRGRLLLNVVTGGDEVEQRRFGDWLDHDRRYARTDEFLHVVRAVWSGRPVDFEGEHYRVSGATLLAAPDPVPPIYFGGSSDAALPVAARRADVYLTWGEPPAQVAEKIGRVRALAGDRPIRFGVRLHTISRDTSAEAWREAEKLLEALDPEQVARAQEQLRASQSVGQQRMVALHGGDLSRGVRGLEVHPGLWAGIGLVRGGAGTALVGSHAEVADLIEEYHAIGVEEFVLSGYPHLEEAFWFGEGVRPILAARGLLAHTSATGDPRTGPELSVPSGVVPVGGS from the coding sequence ATGAGCGTGGTCCTGCACTGGTTCCTGCCCACTTCCGGTGACGGCCGGACGGTGGTCGAGCGGTTCCACGCCAACCGGTCGCTCGGCGCGGCGGCGCTGCGCGAGCCGGACCTCGACTACCTGGCGCAGGTCGCGCGGGCGGCCGAGCACAACGGGTTCACCGGCGTGCTGACGCCGACCGGGACGTGGTGCGAGGACGCGTGGCTGACGACGGCGGCGCTGATCGAGCGGACGTCCGCGCTGAAGTTCCTGGTGGCGTTCCGGCCGGGCGTCATCTCGCCGACGTTGGCCGCCCAGATGGCGTCGACCTACCAGCGGATCTCCCGCGGCCGGCTGCTGCTCAACGTGGTGACCGGCGGGGACGAGGTCGAGCAGCGCCGGTTCGGCGACTGGCTGGACCACGACCGGCGGTACGCGCGGACCGACGAGTTCCTGCACGTGGTGCGGGCGGTGTGGTCCGGCCGGCCGGTGGACTTCGAGGGCGAGCACTACCGCGTCTCGGGCGCGACGCTGCTCGCCGCGCCGGACCCGGTGCCGCCGATCTACTTCGGCGGCTCGTCGGATGCGGCGCTGCCGGTCGCGGCCCGGCGGGCGGACGTGTACCTGACCTGGGGCGAGCCGCCGGCGCAGGTGGCGGAGAAGATCGGCCGGGTGCGGGCGCTGGCCGGTGACCGGCCGATCCGGTTCGGCGTGCGGCTGCACACGATCAGCCGCGACACGTCGGCCGAGGCGTGGCGCGAGGCGGAGAAGCTGCTGGAGGCCCTGGACCCGGAGCAGGTGGCCAGGGCGCAGGAGCAGCTGCGCGCGTCGCAGTCCGTGGGTCAGCAGCGGATGGTGGCCCTGCACGGTGGCGACCTGAGCCGCGGGGTGCGCGGCCTGGAGGTCCACCCCGGGCTGTGGGCGGGCATCGGGCTGGTGCGCGGCGGCGCGGGCACGGCGCTGGTCGGCAGCCACGCCGAGGTCGCGGACCTCATCGAGGAGTACCACGCGATCGGCGTGGAGGAGTTCGTCCTCTCCGGTTACCCGCACCTGGAAGAGGCGTTCTGGTTCGGCGAGGGCGTCCGCCCGATCCTGGCGGCCCGCGGCCTGCTCGCGCACACCTCCGCGACAGGCGATCCGCGCACTGGACCGGAGCTGTCGGTCCCCTCCGGCGTCGTGCCCGTCGGGGGGTCCTGA
- a CDS encoding glycerophosphodiester phosphodiesterase yields the protein MVRTRIVGVALAALAVAGAVVLPAASASGGPEQAASRKGPLVIGHRGASGYRPEHTLAAYELAARMGADYVEPDLVVTKDGRLVTRHENEIGGTTDVAAHPEFAARRTTKVIDGTAITGWFTEDFTLAELKTLRATERIPDVRPRNTLYNGRFEVPTLEEVVDLTRRLSRELGRDIGLYPETKHPTYFQDIGLPLEPRLVDVLTRAGLNRHGAKVYVQSFEVANLKQLKPKLRVPLVQLVNASGAPYDFVKAGDKRTYRDLVTPAGLREIRTYASGVGAAKDLVIPRDAAGFLSEPTSLVRDAHTRGLVVHAWTFRNENAFLPADFRTSTDPAAYGDAFGEYARFFATGLDGVFADNPDTAVEARRG from the coding sequence ATGGTGCGGACGAGGATCGTCGGGGTGGCGCTGGCGGCGCTCGCGGTGGCGGGGGCGGTGGTGCTGCCGGCGGCGTCGGCGAGCGGCGGCCCGGAGCAGGCGGCGTCCCGCAAGGGCCCGCTGGTGATCGGCCACCGGGGCGCGTCGGGCTACCGGCCGGAGCACACGCTGGCGGCGTACGAGCTGGCCGCGCGGATGGGCGCCGACTACGTCGAGCCCGACCTGGTCGTCACCAAGGACGGCAGGCTGGTCACCCGGCACGAGAACGAGATCGGCGGCACCACGGACGTGGCGGCGCACCCGGAGTTCGCCGCGCGCCGGACCACCAAGGTCATCGACGGCACGGCGATCACCGGCTGGTTCACCGAGGACTTCACGCTCGCCGAGCTGAAGACCCTGCGGGCCACCGAGCGCATCCCGGACGTCCGGCCGCGCAACACGCTCTACAACGGGCGGTTCGAGGTGCCCACGCTGGAGGAGGTCGTCGACCTGACCCGGCGGCTGTCGCGGGAGCTGGGTCGCGACATCGGCCTGTACCCGGAGACCAAGCACCCGACCTACTTCCAGGACATCGGCCTGCCGCTGGAGCCGCGCCTGGTCGACGTGCTGACCAGGGCGGGCCTGAACCGGCACGGCGCGAAGGTGTACGTGCAGTCGTTCGAGGTGGCCAACCTCAAGCAGCTGAAGCCGAAGCTGCGCGTGCCGCTGGTGCAGCTGGTCAACGCGTCCGGCGCGCCGTACGACTTCGTCAAGGCGGGCGACAAGCGCACGTACCGCGACCTGGTGACGCCGGCGGGGCTGCGCGAGATCCGCACCTACGCGTCCGGTGTCGGCGCGGCGAAGGACCTGGTCATCCCGCGCGACGCGGCGGGCTTCCTGAGCGAGCCGACCAGCCTGGTGCGCGACGCGCACACGCGCGGCCTGGTCGTGCACGCCTGGACGTTCCGCAACGAGAACGCGTTCCTGCCGGCGGACTTCCGCACGTCCACCGACCCGGCCGCGTACGGCGACGCGTTCGGCGAGTACGCGAGGTTCTTCGCGACCGGCCTGGACGGCGTCTTCGCCGACAACCCCGACACCGCCGTGGAAGCCCGCCGGGGCTGA
- a CDS encoding Na+/H+ antiporter, whose product MHGPELLLLLVGALLVTAAAKRLNWSAPLVLVGVGLAVSFIPGLPEFGLDPELILVLVLPPLLYSAALDSSYHNIRANLRPIGLLAVGLVLATTIGVGWVAHLVLPGLSLPAALVLGAVVAPPDAVAAVAIGRRLNLPRRTMTLLTGESLINDATALTAYKVAVAAAAGVTATWVDGTRTFVISAGGGVLVGLAIGWAVRRVRARLDDGVLESALGMLVPFGAYIFAEELHASGVLAVVIAGLYIGHNAPRSSYYTRLQDGAVWRSVDALLESFVFALIGLQLNSAVRDVDVTAGLVWAAVVVLLATILVRFLWMYPAAYLPRLLSKRVREREGSPGWRGVTVLSWAGMRGVVSLAAASALPLDLPGREVIVFCAFVVTVGTLLIQGLTLPLVIRELGFRGDEERTDALAEAQVQHAAAQAAVRRLDEVIGDDEDTPGDVVDRLRIMAEHRGNAAWERLGRQEDESPAAAYRRLRRTMLEAERQVFVQARDEGRIDDEVLFRVLRELDLEEAAIARE is encoded by the coding sequence ATGCACGGACCGGAACTGCTCCTGCTGCTCGTCGGCGCGCTGCTCGTCACGGCCGCGGCCAAGCGCCTCAACTGGTCGGCGCCGCTGGTCCTGGTCGGCGTCGGGCTGGCGGTGTCGTTCATCCCGGGCCTGCCCGAGTTCGGCCTGGACCCGGAGCTGATCCTGGTCCTGGTGCTGCCGCCGCTGCTGTACTCGGCGGCGCTGGACAGCTCGTACCACAACATCCGGGCCAACCTCAGGCCGATCGGGCTGCTCGCGGTGGGCCTGGTGCTGGCCACCACGATCGGCGTCGGCTGGGTCGCGCACCTGGTGCTGCCCGGCCTGTCGCTGCCGGCGGCCCTGGTGCTGGGCGCGGTGGTCGCGCCGCCGGACGCGGTCGCCGCGGTCGCCATCGGCCGCAGGCTCAACCTGCCGCGCCGGACGATGACGCTGCTCACCGGCGAGAGCCTGATCAACGACGCGACCGCGTTGACGGCCTACAAGGTGGCCGTCGCGGCGGCCGCCGGCGTCACCGCCACGTGGGTCGACGGCACCCGCACGTTCGTGATCAGCGCGGGTGGCGGTGTGCTCGTCGGCCTGGCCATCGGCTGGGCCGTGCGGCGGGTGCGGGCCCGGCTGGACGACGGCGTGCTGGAGAGCGCGCTCGGCATGCTGGTGCCGTTCGGCGCGTACATCTTCGCCGAGGAGCTGCACGCCTCCGGTGTGCTCGCGGTGGTGATCGCCGGGCTCTACATCGGGCACAACGCGCCGCGCAGCTCGTACTACACCCGCCTGCAGGACGGCGCGGTGTGGCGGTCGGTGGACGCGCTGCTGGAGTCGTTCGTGTTCGCGTTGATCGGCCTGCAGCTGAACAGCGCGGTGCGCGACGTGGACGTCACCGCCGGGTTGGTGTGGGCGGCGGTGGTCGTGCTGCTGGCGACGATCCTGGTGCGGTTCCTGTGGATGTACCCGGCGGCGTACCTGCCCCGGCTGCTGTCGAAGCGGGTCCGGGAGCGGGAGGGCTCGCCGGGGTGGCGCGGCGTGACCGTGCTGTCGTGGGCGGGGATGCGGGGCGTGGTGTCGCTGGCCGCGGCGAGCGCGCTGCCGCTCGACCTGCCCGGCCGCGAGGTGATCGTGTTCTGCGCGTTCGTGGTCACCGTCGGCACGCTGCTGATCCAGGGCCTGACGCTGCCGCTGGTGATCCGCGAGCTCGGGTTCCGCGGTGACGAGGAGCGGACCGACGCGCTGGCTGAGGCGCAGGTGCAGCACGCCGCCGCGCAGGCCGCCGTGCGCAGGCTGGACGAGGTCATCGGCGACGACGAGGACACGCCGGGCGACGTCGTGGACCGGTTGCGGATCATGGCCGAGCACCGGGGCAACGCGGCGTGGGAGCGGCTGGGCAGGCAGGAGGACGAGAGCCCCGCGGCGGCGTACCGGCGGTTGCGGCGCACGATGCTGGAGGCCGAGCGGCAGGTGTTCGTCCAGGCGCGCGACGAGGGGCGGATCGACGACGAGGTGCTGTTCCGGGTGCTGCGCGAACTCGACCTGGAGGAAGCGGCCATCGCCAGGGAGTGA
- a CDS encoding UBP-type zinc finger domain-containing protein encodes MTCPHVADLPPSVAPDHPEGCADCLAVGEHNWAHLRICLSCGHVACCDSSPRRHATAHFNASEHPVMRSFEPGEDWRWCYLDARVV; translated from the coding sequence ATGACCTGTCCTCACGTCGCGGACCTGCCGCCGTCGGTCGCCCCGGACCACCCCGAGGGCTGCGCGGACTGCCTCGCCGTCGGCGAGCACAACTGGGCGCACCTGCGGATCTGCCTGTCCTGCGGGCACGTCGCGTGCTGCGACTCCAGCCCGCGCCGGCACGCGACCGCGCACTTCAACGCCTCCGAGCACCCCGTGATGCGCTCGTTCGAGCCGGGCGAGGACTGGCGCTGGTGCTACCTGGACGCCCGGGTCGTGTGA
- a CDS encoding TRAP transporter permease, whose translation MPTKSQVEVDELLAEYDEERPSRALSRRWELGVWVAGLAIALLVLKQVFWPFSKGGQYYLVIFLAVTLPLVFLCYRPRGRRGDTDDPGVLDWAAALLAFVVGAYPLFGGFDAFLDRQGQLTALDVVAGTLLLVLVLEACRRTTGWVLPVVCVAFVAFAYYGGFLPPSWAISHAGVDFSQIINGFYNDATGFYGTPLDVAATYIVLFTIYGSVLNASGAGTFFVDISFSAFRRSRTAPGRTAATAGFLLGTVSGSGTATTVSLGAVTWPMLKKAGYPKESAGGLLAASGIGAILSPPTLGAAAFIIAEYLETSYLQVLVWAILPTLLYYLGIALAVEIDARKFGAKAVDIDSPSPWALLKQGGYHFLSLAVIVVFLALDIPVFSAVVYATGVAALFALVAKRGDVREWLRAMADSLSSGVRSALPVIAVCAAAGVITSTITKTGLGQELASALVDIAGAISSNPTAVLFVTVVLAAVAVSLLGLAVPVTASFIIAWVVIGPALIELGVAREEAAMFIFYYAVLSEVTPPTALAAVAAAAITGGDVMKTMWRTWKYTLPAFLVPLAFVLTDNGAGLLLRTSFLGGLWAFAVSALGVAALAVLTGGWLIGRARWPERVLCAPAAVALLYLQPVTIAVGVGFLLAAVVVHVLLRRKDQHAQLDA comes from the coding sequence GTGCCGACCAAGTCGCAGGTCGAAGTCGATGAACTGCTCGCCGAGTACGACGAGGAGCGCCCCTCGCGCGCCTTGTCCCGGCGCTGGGAGCTGGGCGTGTGGGTGGCGGGCCTCGCCATCGCGCTGCTCGTGCTCAAACAGGTGTTCTGGCCCTTCAGCAAGGGCGGCCAGTACTACCTGGTGATCTTCCTGGCGGTCACGCTGCCGCTGGTCTTCCTCTGCTACCGGCCGCGCGGCAGGCGCGGCGACACCGACGACCCCGGCGTCCTCGACTGGGCGGCGGCGCTGCTGGCGTTCGTGGTCGGCGCCTACCCCCTGTTCGGCGGGTTCGACGCGTTCCTCGACCGCCAGGGGCAGCTGACCGCGCTGGACGTGGTCGCCGGGACCCTGCTGCTGGTGCTGGTGCTGGAGGCGTGCCGGCGGACCACCGGCTGGGTGCTGCCGGTCGTCTGCGTCGCGTTCGTCGCGTTCGCCTACTACGGCGGGTTCCTGCCGCCGTCCTGGGCGATCTCGCACGCCGGCGTGGACTTCTCGCAGATCATCAACGGCTTCTACAACGACGCGACCGGGTTCTACGGGACGCCGCTGGACGTCGCCGCCACGTACATCGTGCTGTTCACGATCTACGGCTCGGTGCTCAACGCGTCCGGCGCGGGCACGTTCTTCGTCGACATCAGCTTCTCCGCGTTCCGCAGGTCCCGCACCGCGCCCGGCCGCACCGCCGCCACCGCCGGGTTCCTGCTCGGCACCGTGTCCGGCTCGGGCACCGCGACGACCGTGTCGCTGGGCGCGGTGACGTGGCCGATGCTGAAGAAGGCCGGCTACCCCAAGGAGAGCGCGGGCGGGCTGCTCGCCGCCTCCGGCATCGGGGCGATCCTGTCGCCGCCGACCCTGGGCGCGGCGGCGTTCATCATCGCCGAGTACCTGGAGACCTCGTACCTGCAGGTGCTGGTCTGGGCGATCCTGCCGACGCTGCTGTACTACCTGGGCATCGCGCTGGCCGTCGAGATCGACGCCCGCAAGTTCGGCGCGAAGGCGGTCGACATCGACTCGCCGAGCCCGTGGGCGCTGCTCAAGCAGGGCGGCTACCACTTCCTGTCGCTCGCGGTGATCGTCGTGTTCCTCGCCCTGGACATCCCGGTGTTCTCGGCCGTGGTCTACGCGACCGGCGTCGCGGCGCTGTTCGCGCTGGTCGCCAAGCGCGGTGACGTGCGGGAGTGGCTGCGGGCGATGGCGGACTCGCTGTCCAGCGGCGTGCGGTCGGCGCTGCCGGTGATCGCGGTGTGCGCGGCGGCGGGCGTGATCACGTCCACCATCACCAAGACCGGGCTGGGGCAGGAGCTGGCGTCGGCGCTGGTGGACATCGCCGGCGCGATCTCGTCCAACCCGACCGCGGTGCTGTTCGTGACCGTGGTGCTCGCGGCGGTCGCGGTGAGCCTGCTCGGCCTGGCCGTGCCGGTGACCGCGTCGTTCATCATCGCGTGGGTCGTCATCGGGCCCGCGCTGATCGAGCTGGGCGTGGCGCGCGAGGAAGCGGCCATGTTCATCTTCTACTACGCGGTGCTGTCCGAGGTGACGCCGCCGACGGCGCTGGCCGCCGTGGCCGCCGCGGCCATCACCGGCGGCGACGTGATGAAGACGATGTGGCGCACGTGGAAGTACACGCTGCCCGCGTTCCTCGTGCCGCTGGCGTTCGTGCTGACCGACAACGGCGCCGGGCTGCTGCTGCGCACGTCGTTCCTCGGCGGCCTCTGGGCGTTCGCCGTCTCCGCGCTGGGCGTGGCCGCGCTGGCCGTGCTCACCGGGGGCTGGCTGATCGGTCGGGCCCGGTGGCCGGAACGCGTGCTGTGCGCGCCCGCCGCCGTCGCCCTGCTCTACCTGCAACCCGTCACCATCGCCGTCGGCGTCGGCTTCCTGCTGGCCGCGGTCGTGGTGCACGTTCTCCTGAGGAGGAAGGATCAGCATGCGCAGCTGGACGCTTAG